The sequence TTTATGGCAAAAGATCGCTTTTAGGGGGGATTTCTCTTCTCGATATCCAGTATGCACGTTGATATGCTTGCTTAGTCAAGATGAGCTCCTTAAGTTTGGTTGTTAGGCCCCAAATATCATGTTAGGGCATGCTGTTTGCTGGATTAATAGTTTCTGCCTAAGCTATAAATGCGGTTGCCATTGCTTCTACTTTCTAATGAAACGAAGTATTGCTTAGCCATGTCCAGTCACATCAGCTGTTTTATTTTCTCTAGTATTCTCTATCTTTATCACCAGATATATGTCTCGTTTTTTAGATTAGAAGATTTGACTGTCTCCATCCTGCTACatcatcaaataaaatatatCCTAATGTTTAGGAAACTTTGTAGGCCCATAATATGCTGCAAACATGAAAAatctgctaactatgacattcatGCTTAATTTTACAAAATGGTGATTCTACAATGCTTTGACAGCCACACATCAGTTTTGTGTAACATGGAGTAGTAACTATGTATTAAATTTTCTTCATGAAAGCAAATATATTCATGTTTTTTGGATCTGGAGATCAGATGTCATATTGCCACCATGAGATTCAAAGCAAtctcatttcattttttttattccttCCAAGAGGAAGACATTATCAGGCAGTTTAAGTTACATAAGTTTTGGACATAGCTTTGGGGACCAAAATAACCaatttatattgtttattaattTTTTCAGGAATATAATTCATACATTAATCATTTTGCCTATATAGTATATACTGTGCTACTTGTTTCTATCTTATAACTATTTTCATCAATATGTTCTTTGTTGCAACAGATACTCCCTAGaggttggttttttttttttttttttgcacttaTGATGATATACAATAGTGGAACAACTTTAGAGGATATGGCACTTATTAACTTGCTTTGTGGAAGTTGATTTGGTTAAGGTCCTTAATACTTCTGCTGGTGGTACTTTTTTTTAAAGTTTAGTTTGTTGTAGAATGCTACATAGTAAATTGCTTTTGGCTTTGGTTAAGGTCCTTATTACCTTTTGGCTTATAATTTAGATAGGTTTTGAAGAAATTGCTTACAATGAATGTTGGTTTTACAGATTAATGAATCGGAAAAGTCCAATCTATCTCAGGTAAGGAAAATTCAAAAACTTGAAGTTCAACTAGGTGAAGCAAAGGGTACAATAAATTTTCTTAGATCTGAACTGAAGAGATTGACTTCTGAATTGGATCAAAGGATGGATATTCCAGCTGAGTTTCCCGATGGGAAAAGCACAGGTCACAATGCCACTTCTGAGAAATATAATTGTAAAGAAAACATACATAATTCTGACTCACACCTGTACTCTAAAAGAGGAGCCAAAAGTGTACCGAATTCTGACTGCTGCTTCACCAAAGGCGTGACACAAGATGAACCTTTGAATAATTTGATTGCAGTGGATAATTACGCTGGCAACCCTGACTTGGCATCAATAATACTGAGCAACAAAGAGCCAGAGCTTTATCGAAACGGATGCACCCGGAGGATTCGAGCTTTTGAGCGGAATCAAGTATCTGGGAAAGAGTTCTCTACACAAATCCATGACCAGGTCTCAGACATAAAGAGTGAAACAATGATGTGTGAGAATGGAAAACCTGAAAGGTCTCACACCAAAGATTTTGCTATGGTGAAGAAACCAGTGTGTCGTAGGAAACGAAGAGTGCATTGTAAAAAGCATATTATGAAGTCCACAGATTGTGGTTATCATGACATGCGACATTGTAGATCCCTGGAGAGTAGTCATTCTAAGTTTTCTATGGCGACCAATGACCATATGTCAAACATAAAGAATGAAACAAACATGTGCGAGAATAAAAAAGCTGAAAGGCCCTGGGCCATAGATTTTGGTATGGCAGAAAAAATAGTAAGAAGAAAGATGCGGCGTCAAAAACGCATGAGACCTGCTAAATGTATTACTTATCGTgacatgcaacattatggattgcTAGGTAGTAATCATTCCAAGGTTGGAGAAGATGACAAGGATAGATCTGCTGGTAATTCACAGAGGGCTAGCGGTGAAGCACCTCTAAAGGCACTGGATTCTTGTTCACCTCAGATGTCTGGAGAAAATCAGGAAACAACAAAAGATCAAAAGACTAAGTTGAACAAATTTTCCAATCATAGAATCTCAGGGCTTTTAGATGGTAATAGAATAATGACAAGGAGATATGTTCTGAAACTATGCAATACTTGTGAAGATCATACTGGTGGAAGCCATACTTCTGGTAGTGGAGCCACTTTTCAAGAAAATAGTCTAAAGGAATCTTTGGTACTAGGTACAAGTGAGGTGATTGATGATGATGCAGTTTCAGATGCTGTTAAAAATGGCACACTGCTACATGAGATAATGTTGTCAAAAGCAGATGATAAATTAGCGGAAGATTTGGGTACTTCTATAACAAAAGAGGGTCACGATGATTGTAAAGATGAACCTTGCAAGCCATGTGGACCTGCTGCTGAAGATCGAAGTGACAAAATCCTCAAATATACCTTTCAGAGGAAGCGGAAGAGGGTTTCTATAGATAGCAAAGTTGACTCTACATCTTTAGAGGGAAGCATGTCCAAGCAAACAGTGGAGAAAGATAATGCTGTGCTGGACCCTCAGAAATCTAGCTTACTGGTGGAATCATCCAGAGAGAGTAGGAGACTGGCACAGGTTGCTCGACAGGTTAGTGAAGTTACCTCCTCCCTGTTTCACAAATGCAGTGTCTACATGGATAACAGGAACCTTAGCGTTCAGAAGGCTATGCAACTGGACTTATGACATCATTTATCTTTAAGTGACCATGTATTGACCTGTTAGAAAGTTCTTATTAGTTAGATCTGTTAGCATAATTATTTCTAACATGTCCATATAAATAAACAATGGTGAGAAGGTTCAAGAGATAATGCAGTAGTTAGCTTCTCTAAATTACATCTAACATGATTAATAATTATTGGGAGGTACTTCATCACCGTGCCTATTGGTCCTTCAAGACTAAGGATATGAGGGCCTACATAGGTATTCTATTCTAATTGATTAATTTCAAAGAATTGATATTGGAGTTTGAAAGGAAAGACATGTGATGTGACTTTATCGAGCATAATTCTTGATTACATTGTTGGTTTACTTTTCCTTTGCACCATTCATTGATGTCAAGGATAACTTCCTCAAATAATTGAAGTTCTGACATGGTCTGTACTAATCTTTTCTTTTCGCATCTAGTTACGTAGGTGAATGCATTATGACTAGAGGTGCCATGACAATTTCATGTACTGGTGTAAACAAAGCTGAAAATGACCTGATAGGGGGATCATGTTCAGCTGAGTCAAACAAACATGATGTTTCTGTTAGACCAAGCTCGAAAAGTGCTTGATCCTCCAAAGTTCACACTCAGCTTCATCAAAATCATCAGGCCTAGTTCATCTATTTCGGAGATTGAAGAAATGGTTGATGTTTTATGGAGGTAGCTAGAACAGAATCCGAGGACACAAGGGTGAGAAGAGGTGCATGCATGGGCATTGAGATGGAAGATGAAGATGGTATGGCATGGTGGCTACAATGTGAAGAGAAGTGTGATTACAAGGCATGACTGAGAAGGCTAAAGAGAGAGAGAACTATGGCCAAGTACCAGAGAAGTCTTAGGGTTTCAAATCATATCTCATATTATATATACTACTATGTGATCTCagtttttagataaaaataaatggcTAAAATTAGAGAGCTCGAGTTTTATACAACAACAATAGGATATGATGTCCCACCAAAAGACTCAAGCTATATTATGCAAGGTTTAAATCTTGAGCCAGTGTCGATACTAGTTGGTGGCTGGACTAGTATGGTACCAGTTTATCTCATCATAACGATTCTTGGTACAGGTTGGTATATCACAAGCCCAACAGAAGAGGCGGTAGAGGAGCAAGAggaacatgaaatgaagataaagTAGAGGAAGACAAGGGGGGAGAGAGGCGTACCTTATGCTGGAGAGGAGGCAGCGACCCTTACAAGGAGGAGAAAGTGGTGGTGGTGGCAACCCTTACAAGGAGGAGAAAGTGGCGAGTGACGAGTTGGAGGCAGCAGTGGCAAATTGGTGGGGAGGAAGAGGCGGAGGGGAGAGAGATATGATGcatgagagaaagaaagagaatgtgcaacaagaaaaagaaagggaaaagaaatgaaaaagaaaagacagGTGTCAAGCTatcgaaagaaaaaaagaaaaaggaaaccgaATGGTAGGCTTACAATTTGGTACACCCTGTTTCGATTGAAAAAAGAGGATGTTACATCTGAGACGCTGATTATATCAAGCTGTAAGCCTGGTATGAAATGGTACCAGACAAAAAATTGTGGTCCACGTACCAATTCACTGTTAGAATGTTAAATACTGGTCTGTACCTACCAGTACACTTGATTTTTAACACCATGATGTTATGTAACATCTATAGTAAGCATAGGTGGACTTGCAAGATCTTAAAGAAGGTGAGTTTTTCTTAACAAGCTGTACGCAAGAGTTAGCAAACAACACACTATTTCAACGTAAGCTCATATGTCTTGCAAACAAGCCAAATGGCGAGCCAACCATGTTCAGTTAGTAAACATTGCATTAGGCTTACTGCCCTTCAACCATGTTTCTGTCTGTCATGGCTAAGTGTTACAATGGCCTTTCACCTAAAATTTTTCATTTCTACAGGCTTTACAGTGTCTATGGAAATGATACTAGTGAAGAATTAAATCTAGGCATAGGGAACTCTATATTATATTATGCCACTAATGATGAATCAAATTTCAATTAGATTCTGTAGGTATTCAAATAAatttacacatacatatatatagataaatgTCATCTTTTACTCATTAATTTCTACCCACAGATTGGAATGATAGAGAACAAAATTGACTTTGAGATTTGATGTTCCTTGAGAGTATATGCAGGCACCTTAAGTAAGCCTTTCCAtgggattatttatgattatccaaaataatttagcTACCCATCAACTAAAAGCATATTTTTTTAGCTACTATGATGGACTTCCTCTAGTATGGCCCTCAATGTTGTTAAATTAAATAACTTAACTCCATTATGGTCAAAGTTTCTTGTATGCATGTGTCTTGAATGAACAAATGCATCTTTGTTTGAGCAAAACCTCCCACTTCATGTCTTTTTCATAAATTGATCATTTCCATGAAATCTAGTCAAATCAATTATTTACTATAAGAAGAAACTTGTACCCTTAAAATATTTAACCATGCAAGTATCTAACTTTTTTCAGTATTTCAAGAAAAGAGTTGGCAACAACCAAGTAGGATATTTTTGTGATTAGGACACTTGGCACACTCGACACTTAGTTTTAGAATAAATCCCAATCGTAAGATAAGAGGCAGGATTTATGAACATATGATAAGGGAAAAAAGAGGAACAAATGAACTGTCAAAGGCAATAACTACTAGAGGAATGTGTCTTGGTTATTAGTGGACATTTTTTAAATATCCTTTTATCTATCACCATAACTGGTTAGGGTTTTTTTTTAGGCTACATGAATCTCATTAAGCTTTGTGTAGGAAAGCATCCCTAGTTAAATTAAGAGTGATCAAATATCTTATTATTGTTGCCACTAAAGTTCTCTTAGGTTTCTCTTTCTGCTCTCATTAATTTTAACTCACCTTATTTAATCTTTGTATTTCTATCTCTTTTTTAGCatcttcatatcatttcaattgaGTTTCTATCGCTTTATTTATTTAAGGCTATCTCTGTCTCAAGAATTCCATTTTTCACTGTGTCAGTCAAATCGGTGTTTGTCGATTGGACCAAGGATCGATATTGGACCATATAGATTAGTCCCGTTCAATATTTCTTATGTCATTATTTTGTTCAATGGATATCAAATAGTATGAGTCCATACACCACCCAATAATATCAATATCATATTAGTTCGACCAGTTACTGAAACTGGTATCAGACTGCAATTTGAATCCTTGACCTAAACTGTTTGTGAATTAGTAATTATGCACATTTACCTTGGTTTCTTCTCTGCTATGTAAACTTTTTTGtctgagaaaagaggaaaaagCAGTATAGGCGCTCCAGAGTAAGTAGATGGATCTAGGTCTTCATAATTGGTAGCATCCTAGGTCCTAACAGATATCAAGGTTGATCAAATTAATGTTCTAAATATTGGGCATTTCACCCATTATTTTTTGGTCTGATAGGGGATTGACACGTGTCTGATTCAATTTAAAATAGGGAAAATTCTTTTACTTCTTAAATTATGGATGGCTAAAAGCAATAGTTGACAGGTTTCAACAACTTCCCTGCTCCTTTCTTTTCCTCTGCCTTCCACATCACAACTTCAACATTCACCTTGTTCTGTCACTATGTTGTctcttcctcatcttcctccATTTCTTTCTCTGTCTCATCTTTGtccttcttttcctcctcccctcttctctatCTTTTTCTTTGGTTCAGACAGTACCAGCCCAGACTAGGAGTCATACAATGATCTGTACTGGTCTGCCTGTTGATCAATATCAGCACTGCACTGAGATTTCAAATCTTGAATAAAATATTTACTGCTTTGTTATTTCTTTTCTCGTTACTAATGAAAAAAGGGAAAACACTTGAATCTAAAGGTCCATGCTCATCCTATACTTCAAAACAATTTCTAATTCTTGTTATATTCCTGTAACAACAGAAGTATAACTTCAATACTAGTGACATTTATAGGTCCAGCATTTCCACATGGGTGGCTCTTTTGAGAGGCTCTGCTGGATTGCAAATTATATCTAAAATTCTCAGGAGCTTAATTTTCTACTCTTTTATTTTCAGCTCATTTCCTTGTCTGAGAGGAGATGGTGATGGATCTACTGCTTTATCGCATGCAAAGTGCATTTCTGGAGTCCAGAAGTAAGTTTTACACTGCAGTATTTTCAGGACTGCTTCATTGCTGCTCAGGTTCCAACTTGTTCCACATTTGAACACATCAAAGCATGCATCTCTGTTCCACCATGTTGGCAGCTGTAATGTAAACATAGAAAAGGGCTGCAGCAAAATAGAAGAATTATAAGAAAACTAGACAATGCTACAGTTAATGATATATTCCATGATAATCTCAGCAGAGTTCAGTCCTTGTTtgttcctctttttagttatttatgaTGTACCATCTTTCGTATTGAGATATATATTAATCTCATCCAGGCTTTCCTAGTCCCCGCTGTCCGGCACATATTGTATCGGTTGGTTAAAGATCATCTTGAAGATGATTCTTTGGTGGCTATACCATTATGAACATTTACACAAATTGCAATTCTGCAAAATTCCAACTTTTTATGCTATCTTCCATGCTGTTGAATTGCATATTTGCATCTCTGTAGATTGAAAATAAGTGTTGCTTTACAAcagttttttataaattaattctaGAAAAGGAGACATGATTTCTAAATGCAGATAGGACAGCTCATGAAAGAACTTCACAACTAGCTTCCTGTCATTCATGTGACAAGGTTACAATGCAACTGTATTCTTGACAGCAGAGTTGTTTTCCAGTTTAATATGATTCAAACTTTCCTGCTCACCCTTTTTCATGCTGCAATAAATTCTTGATAGCAGAGAGTTGAGCTTATGTTTTCTTGATGGAGTTCCAGTTGAAGCTGTCCTTGTTAAGTGTTCCATGTGAGTAGATTCACTCTCCCTTCTTTAGTTTATTGCTATCAGTACAATATAAACAGTTGTAGTGTTTTAGTTTTAGAACACAACACACATGTTTTCCTCACACAAAAAATGCCATTTTTATTGCAGAAAATGTCATTTACATAAAATGAAACAGTTGCTTTGAATGCCTTTGAAGTGGACAAGAAAGAATTGTAAATGCTGCATGCTTAATTCACTGTGACAAGTTGTTTCATTTTCACTTCAAAGCATGGAG comes from Musa acuminata AAA Group cultivar baxijiao chromosome BXJ3-3, Cavendish_Baxijiao_AAA, whole genome shotgun sequence and encodes:
- the LOC135581127 gene encoding uncharacterized protein LOC135581127 isoform X1 — encoded protein: MAEDAERMAALKRAFADVILNTAKESAVRILASERRVLQLQQSLSLAREESLDMLLRLKSIMDSKINESEKSNLSQVRKIQKLEVQLGEAKGTINFLRSELKRLTSELDQRMDIPAEFPDGKSTGHNATSEKYNCKENIHNSDSHLYSKRGAKSVPNSDCCFTKGVTQDEPLNNLIAVDNYAGNPDLASIILSNKEPELYRNGCTRRIRAFERNQVSGKEFSTQIHDQVSDIKSETMMCENGKPERSHTKDFAMVKKPVCRRKRRVHCKKHIMKSTDCGYHDMRHCRSLESSHSKFSMATNDHMSNIKNETNMCENKKAERPWAIDFGMAEKIVRRKMRRQKRMRPAKCITYRDMQHYGLLGSNHSKVGEDDKDRSAGNSQRASGEAPLKALDSCSPQMSGENQETTKDQKTKLNKFSNHRISGLLDGNRIMTRRYVLKLCNTCEDHTGGSHTSGSGATFQENSLKESLVLGTSEVIDDDAVSDAVKNGTLLHEIMLSKADDKLAEDLGTSITKEGHDDCKDEPCKPCGPAAEDRSDKILKYTFQRKRKRVSIDSKVDSTSLEGSMSKQTVEKDNAVLDPQKSSLLVESSRESRRLAQVARQVGISQAQQKRR
- the LOC135581127 gene encoding uncharacterized protein LOC135581127 isoform X2, with the translated sequence MAEDAERMAALKRAFADVILNTAKESAVRILASERRVLQLQQSLSLAREESLDMLLRLKSIMDSKINESEKSNLSQVRKIQKLEVQLGEAKGTINFLRSELKRLTSELDQRMDIPAEFPDGKSTGHNATSEKYNCKENIHNSDSHLYSKRGAKSVPNSDCCFTKGVTQDEPLNNLIAVDNYAGNPDLASIILSNKEPELYRNGCTRRIRAFERNQVSGKEFSTQIHDQVSDIKSETMMCENGKPERSHTKDFAMVKKPVCRRKRRVHCKKHIMKSTDCGYHDMRHCRSLESSHSKFSMATNDHMSNIKNETNMCENKKAERPWAIDFGMAEKIVRRKMRRQKRMRPAKCITYRDMQHYGLLGSNHSKVGEDDKDRSAGNSQRASGEAPLKALDSCSPQMSGENQETTKDQKTKLNKFSNHRISGLLDGNRIMTRRYVLKLCNTCEDHTGGSHTSGSGATFQENSLKESLVLGTSEVIDDDAVSDAVKNGTLLHEIMLSKADDKLAEDLGTSITKEGHDDCKDEPCKPCGPAAEDRSDKILKYTFQRKRKRVSIDSKVDSTSLEGSMSKQTVEKDNAVLDPQKSSLLVESSRESRRLAQVARQLISLSERRW
- the LOC135581127 gene encoding uncharacterized protein LOC135581127 isoform X4 is translated as MAEDAERMAALKRAFADVILNTAKESAVRILASERRVLQLQQSLSLAREESLDMLLRLKSIMDSKVRKIQKLEVQLGEAKGTINFLRSELKRLTSELDQRMDIPAEFPDGKSTGHNATSEKYNCKENIHNSDSHLYSKRGAKSVPNSDCCFTKGVTQDEPLNNLIAVDNYAGNPDLASIILSNKEPELYRNGCTRRIRAFERNQVSGKEFSTQIHDQVSDIKSETMMCENGKPERSHTKDFAMVKKPVCRRKRRVHCKKHIMKSTDCGYHDMRHCRSLESSHSKFSMATNDHMSNIKNETNMCENKKAERPWAIDFGMAEKIVRRKMRRQKRMRPAKCITYRDMQHYGLLGSNHSKVGEDDKDRSAGNSQRASGEAPLKALDSCSPQMSGENQETTKDQKTKLNKFSNHRISGLLDGNRIMTRRYVLKLCNTCEDHTGGSHTSGSGATFQENSLKESLVLGTSEVIDDDAVSDAVKNGTLLHEIMLSKADDKLAEDLGTSITKEGHDDCKDEPCKPCGPAAEDRSDKILKYTFQRKRKRVSIDSKVDSTSLEGSMSKQTVEKDNAVLDPQKSSLLVESSRESRRLAQVARQVGISQAQQKRR
- the LOC135581127 gene encoding uncharacterized protein LOC135581127 isoform X3, whose protein sequence is MAALKRAFADVILNTAKESAVRILASERRVLQLQQSLSLAREESLDMLLRLKSIMDSKINESEKSNLSQVRKIQKLEVQLGEAKGTINFLRSELKRLTSELDQRMDIPAEFPDGKSTGHNATSEKYNCKENIHNSDSHLYSKRGAKSVPNSDCCFTKGVTQDEPLNNLIAVDNYAGNPDLASIILSNKEPELYRNGCTRRIRAFERNQVSGKEFSTQIHDQVSDIKSETMMCENGKPERSHTKDFAMVKKPVCRRKRRVHCKKHIMKSTDCGYHDMRHCRSLESSHSKFSMATNDHMSNIKNETNMCENKKAERPWAIDFGMAEKIVRRKMRRQKRMRPAKCITYRDMQHYGLLGSNHSKVGEDDKDRSAGNSQRASGEAPLKALDSCSPQMSGENQETTKDQKTKLNKFSNHRISGLLDGNRIMTRRYVLKLCNTCEDHTGGSHTSGSGATFQENSLKESLVLGTSEVIDDDAVSDAVKNGTLLHEIMLSKADDKLAEDLGTSITKEGHDDCKDEPCKPCGPAAEDRSDKILKYTFQRKRKRVSIDSKVDSTSLEGSMSKQTVEKDNAVLDPQKSSLLVESSRESRRLAQVARQVGISQAQQKRR